The window TCCTTCCCTTTTATTACAAAGTCCTTTGTCCACTTCACCTTTGAACACACTAAAAGAGCCAGACAACTaagcctcttttttttttttgtggtgggGGGAGAGGGGAGGATTATGATTGTAAAGAATTCTCTCAACTAAACTAAAAAAGTGAGTGACTATATTTTAGTACTGCAATATTGAAAGTAGTAGCTCCTTAAGAGTATGAAGGGATTCTGTTCTTAATCTGAAGACATTATTTTTATCCTCTCTATGCAAGCAGATTCTAAGAAAATCAATACTGCATACCATTACCAAGTGGGAAATTCCCAGTATATCATGATATATATTCAAACATTCACAAGTTAGAGAATTGTTTTATCAATTATCATCAATTCATATCAAGTATTAACAACTTTTAACACTAGAGTTGATATAGCAATGATATACCACACCAGAGGGAAACAGTAATTAGAGTAAACTAATTAGCAGGAAGTTCTCAGATCTCACATTATTATTCATTGAAGCTGGTAATGAGAATAGTACAGGAAACACTAGCCCATTCAGGAGATTCTCAGTAACCAATTGATTCAATCGAGGCTCATCAACACTAAGAATGTCTTTCAAGTAGTATAGTTCATCAATAATTTTATCAGATTCAAGAATCAATCCATTTCTTCTTTTTTGAGTGTCCATATCCCTGTTTGAATAAAGGGCAGTATCATTAGAAATCGGAATCACTCAAGCATATataaattaatgaaaaatatcTAACAAATGATTATACCCTTTTTCATGGAGAAAAGCATCTAAGAGAATACACATTTCTCGTAATCTGCCAACCATGACAGAGAAGTAGTCTGAAACTGGTGGCGTCATTATAAATTTATAGATCATCTCATCACTAACTGTCAAACCAAGACCCAAAATACTGTAAACATAGCACTAAGGCATGCTTATGACTTAGAAGCAGATCGAGAGCAGTATACCATTGTAGATGTTGAGAACTATTGTACGTACTGCTGTCTGAATCATCTTTTCCTCATGATGAGCAAACCTTAGAGCCTCAGTGTACAAGGGAAAGGAAACTACAGCATCCTGCAGTTGAATAATGCATCAAAGAAGATCATGCTGAATTTTGCCAGAGAAAACAAGCAAATTTTCCACTTCCACCACGAATTTATGGTAATGATTGCTTTCTCGTGCTTTGGTTTCAACAAATAACTAATACAAGATAGGAACTGCATATATTTTTAACCGATATCTTTCTCAACAAAAATGATATTACATTAGCTTTCTAAACGTGTGTAATTCAAAACTACTCTAGCATAGTAAATTCAACAAAACAAAGGATGAATTCATTATTCACTTGTCCTATTCAAAAGTGAGAAGACAATTATTTTAGCTCAATATACAGCAACAAACCATCATATTTACAAGTTTTGACCTACCCCATGTACATTCACAAGAAGGCAAAGTGTGTCTCTGTTTATTTTACCACTAACGGCCCTGAATGAAGAAATGAACCAAAAGTTAGTTTCTCCTTTTAGAATAAATATTAAAAGATAACAACAAACATAAAaccatgtgaaaaaaaaaatatcagaatCAGAAAATTTACACCCTTATGTGATTCACTAataaaagaaagaggagagaaaattTAGAACATAAAACTTGCAACACAACCTTAGAAAAGACACATAGTATGGAGCCAAGTCTCCCCCATCAAGTTCATACGGATGCAAAATGATGCTATTAATATAACCATTGCTGAAACAATAGTCTGCAAGATGCAAAGTCAGCACAACACATTCGATTAAGTACCAGTATGAAGCCTAAGACATACCAGTCGATAATATAAAAGTACCAACAGACCATCTGGATTCTGTGTGCCATATTTGACAACATTTCCGCATAGCATAAGATCTCGTGCATCACACTATTGATGGGTCTAAAGAtcttcaattaaaaaattaaagttttcaaCTCAAACAACTATTTCATGCCTAACAATGTATGAACAATAGGTAAAACTCTAAAGTCTAATGACCTTAGCCTGAAACATCAAGAAATACTAACAGTCTTACAAATTGCATGTTCATTATCCATGTTTTGAATCATTATGCTGAGATACTGAAGTAACGGTGCCTCAATTCTTGAATTTTCACTGATATCAAGCATTCGAACGAATTCCGCAACCACTTGGCGATCCATGAAACATCTGAACCATTTAATCaaatacaaaattcaaaattttcaagataATACTAACAAGATCAGAAGCAACGAGATTTTCCCAACAAGATCTTACTCAAGAATGGATGGATCATGTTTATCACCATAAGTAATTATCTCCACAACAGACTGCAATAAATCCAGCACTAATTCCTGCATAAAACAGCATGCATAATCACAATATGCTTTTTGTTCAATGAAAACAAAATACCACAATGAGAATAAAATTGACTTGTGTTACCCTGTTACGCATGTTCACAACTTTGATCTGCTTCAGTTCATCAATTACGGATCTGTAACCAGAAAATCATCAACAGCAATATTTATAATAAACAAGTTAAAGTTCCGTAAACAACAAAAGCCTCATAAGGCACTACAGAAACTTAATTTCCACAGCAAACTTCACGAAAAGATCAGGTcactaccaaaaagaaagatcATCAAAAATCTCAAAACAGACTCTTTAATCCTGTATAATAGCATTAATAAAAACAAGTTCTAATTCCGGTAACAAGAGTCCCATAAAGCACCACAGAAACTCAATTTATACAACCAAATTCATGAATAATCAAGTCACTACCTAAGAAGACCATCAGAATCTCATATCAAACCTTATCAAAGCAAATCCAGGACAATGTAATATATAAGAAACAAGTTCAAGCTCTGGAAAGTGGAAACAACTAAAGCCCTGTAATGCACAACAGAAACTCAATTTTCACTCTAAAACGCACAAGTGAACAACCAAGTCACAACTACACTACTAAAGGATCAGCAAAATATCAAAACGAACCTTAGCAAATCCATAACAATATCATCGATAAGAAATAAGTTCGAGCTCCGcagatttaaataaaataaaataaaaatcctcaTAAACTCAACTTCCACATCAAAACTCACAAACAAATAGTGCGCTAACTAAAAGGATCATCAAAATCTCAGAATGAAGCCAAACAAAGCCAAATCCATACAATATCATTTATAATCAACAAGTTCGAGCTCCAAAAAAAGCAAAATGCAACTTCCACACCAGAATTCACGAACAACTATAATTCACCACGTGAAAAATTCGTCAAAATCTCAAAATCGAACCATACCGAAGTCAGaagcagtaaaaaaaataaaaaacaacgaGAAGTCGCAAATTTCGAAGTTGTTTACCTGAAGTGTAGAACGGAGAAGCGATCAACAGATCGCCAGAAAGAGCGCATCATGGCGAAGAAAGCGAGGAGATCGAAGAGATCGTTGAGACCGATGCAGTTTTCGAAAATGTGACGACGAAGAAAGAGCAAAGAGTGGAAGAAATAGTGTTGACGTTTGTTCGCATTGCAGAGAgggaaaaaaatgaaagtgaaagtaaaaaagaaaaaagaaaaaacgaaaaaaaaaatggtgCAATGCAGAGTAGTTTGGCCGTTTGGTATTAAAATATGGAGTTTGATGAAGCAACTAACTCAACTACCTTTCAACGTCTCGATTTTAAAACCCTGATTGCTGTAACTAACTAAGTTTCTAATTAACTAACTCTGCTGAGCTGCGTCTTCTGAAGAAAAAGGATGTATGATATAAGGGTTCAGCATCTAAATGCgtaatgtttaattattaatttattaattttaaataacttttttctTAAAATAGTTGAACTTGTGacttaatattatataattatcaacTCTActacttatttttattattttacttgtATATTTTTTCTCTTAGTACCCttaagttttctttctttttttggttttttttaagtatttattATTGTAATACATTTAAGTTACTTCaagtttctatttttattttttatttttaaattttaggttAAATGATTAAATCAGGCATAGTATCATTAACATATTTGTATTTATATGGGCCGAAGCCTGATAAATTGCATCTGACCTTAATCCAAAACCTTGTGTTCATTAACCAAGGTTGGTTAATTGTTTGAATTCTTTGTGTAGGGTCAAACTTGAATACCCAATATCAAGACCCAAAATACCCTTGAATACCCAATATGATGGACTGGGCCCTTTTTAGGTCCaattgaaaaagacaaaaaaagcaAGGAGGATGAATTATTTGTTTACTACTTTTATTTaaggttattatttattatttttgttagagtataattaggataaATTAGATTAATTTGTATTATTTCAGGAGCAAGAAGACGAGCTGAGGTTGACTATGCTATTGGAGAAGTTTCAGCTGATTGTGGAAAAGCTTTAGTAGTTCGTCAAAACTTGAATACTGCAAGAGTAACAGAAGATGAGAGTTAGCGACGCTACAACATCTTTCACACAAGATGCACTGTTAAGTAGAAGGTTTACAAAGTCATCATAGATAGCAAAAGTTGTGAAAATGttgttttaaattatataataaacaaACTGAAGCTTCCAATCGAGTTACATCCTCATCCTTATAAGTTACATTGGTTAACAAAGGAAAATGAAGTTAGAGTAACAAAGCGATGTTGTGTCCAATTTTCTATAGGAAGCAAATACAAAGACAAAGTGTAGTGTGATTTCATTCCAATAGATGCATGTCATTTACTGTTAGGACATCTTTGGCAATATGATTTTCGAGCTATTCATGATGGTTTCAAAAATATATACTCCTTTGTTAAAAATGGCAAGAAGATCATATTAACTCCGTTATAACGTGTAGATAGTCAAAAAAATCAAGCTGAGTTATGTCTTTTCACATCTTTCAAGACCAAATGTACTCACTAATAAAATCTTTTACCAATACAAAATGAGTGTTTTTCAATCCAGTGAGAATAATGAAGAAGTTCTTTCCAACTAGGAAAAATAATACAGAagcatatatttttatatttgtgtcATTAATTAAAGTAGTATAGTTtagcatatattattatattgtgttATGAGTTAGTCTCACTTTACTTGAGTCATGAAATAAAGTTCTTCATCCCCTACTAGTATAAATATGCGTATGTGTCCCTTCTTGCTTACGAAGTTGAGTTGATTAAGTTATATCTTAAATAATGCTAATCGATCtcattgatcctaattatactaacaattttattaagatttatttattctgttattttttataattttattaatttttaattagatttttatacttttttcaatttgattcttatactatttttaattttgtaattatttttttttatataaaagttattaaaattaaaagaatgtttttcttaaaatatatgccattaaaggtctaaaagcatgtgtaaaaatttaattaaaaaaatttaaatatttaattataaatttaataaaattatagaaaacgaaaaattaaTTAAACCTTTTTTATATTGTCCCTATAATTAACGGTTAAGATATTTAGTAGTTAAGTTGACAAAATTGTAAACGTTCTGCCCCTTTTTGTTGGACAAAGAAAGAATTAGAAACTACTCCATCATCATTCACTCTTGATGATTCTTACCTTCCATCGGGGCCTTATTGTTGCTGTAACAATCATAGCATATTATTATAGCAGCTAACTGATAGGAAACGCATGTATGTGCAAAGTAAAAATTAATTTGGGTTAATCTAATAGTTAATTCATTAATTTGTTTAAGTAAGTACGAAAAATTATTTCATTTGAATTATTTTGTAGTTCACGAGTTTAAATGAATCTTCTTCAATAACGATAAAAGAATTATTTCATTTGATACAAGTaattctcaaaaatattttaaaataataaaaatttattaaaaactaaaatatataatttaaaattttttaagatctaatttaaatatttactctTTTATGTTATGAATTTATCAGTCATATGGGTTGACCAATGACCATATTAGACTGTCTAATTGCATGCATGGTATTTGAATTAACATTATTAGGGTTCACGTATATgagaagagcatgaaataaaaccgtatgatattatactaattaattatagAATGCCTAATTATATTGAGCTATGCATAAGAAAAAGGAGACCATCAACACTGTTCAATAACTTATGCTTTAAGCAATTCAACAATCTAAAATCCCATATGCAtgcattaatataataaataaaagaaatggtTTATTTAGTAGATGAACGAACCCTATTGGCTGCTACGTACACTAACTACTCTATCTTTTTAGTGGAGTAGAGGTATGCAATTCAATTGAAAGCCACGCACGACGCCCTTTAATCTTGTGAAAATTTTAATGCAGTCGacttcacataattctttaattttgtagAAATTCAGATGCAGTCaagttaacttcacgtgaagttaatagttgaaaaccgttaaataatttaacttatttaactaaattttcatcgAACGACTTTTGACTATCAACTTCATGTAAAGTCAATTGCACCTAAATTTTCACCTTAATTTTAGGTTTTACATTCATACTTTTTCTCACATTTGTCTTTGgagtatatatattattaggaAAAATTACCATTAcaattacaaaatttttattgataataaaGTTATAACTTTTGCTAACAGAAGTTCTATTACagatagtaaattttttttataaagatattataaatgtattaaacatatatataaccttttttaatttatatatacatgcATGCATGCAACAAATAAGTAGTGCCATTCTTGTGTAAGAGAGGACAAAAAAGAAGATGGAAAATAGTGCATAAGAAGGGAACAAAGAATAAATCAAAGATAACAAAAACCCTTTATTAAGTAGTCCCCATATTGAAAGAAAACTTTCCGAAAGAacatgaatagaaaaaaaaaatgactcTTTTTGGAGAGCATATcattttttaaaacataaatcTCTTAAGCAAGGAAGAACGAAGTGAGAGGCTAAGGAATATATATAATGACAATTGTATGCATATATAATTGCTTCTATGGGAAGAAAACAAATAAAGCACTCCAAGGATCAAATTTCAAAAGTCAATAGCTGAAACAATTAACAATTTGTAGCTTTTTCACTTTTTTGCATGGATATATAGGTCACTATAATCACCTTATGATATGTGTGCCACTCCTTTTGTGTGTGTTATATATCAGGAAAATTCTTTTATATGTCATGAAAATTACATTCTTTGAAAAATGGACGGAATTATGATGGTATGAAAATAACAAGACTCAAAACAACATACATTCATGATGATCGTAACCACAAATATTATCCGATGAGAATCACTTTAGCTCATCACAATGCTAAAGATGTGCATATTAATGTTTAGAAAATTGGTCACATAACCACCCCCAAAAAAATCATTATTAACACCCAAATGAGTAGTGACCACTATTTCAAATTATATGGGTTATGGGCACTCATTATCTTTTGACAAgattcaaataataatgcatcgccctttttcttttctttttattttacataaaagGTGAAAATATTGTcccttttttgtttttgatattgggATAGTAGTGGTGTTTTTTTGAAATGTGGACGGTTGGAGTGTTATTCTCAAATATAAGAGCAAAGTAGAAATTGGATCGTCCGATTTGTTAGAAGTACAAAAATcgaaccgtccgatttgtgttaaaaaatttgaaatacaaaaatcggacggttcgatttgtgtaccccaaatttttttaattttttaaacacaaatcgaatCGTTTGATTTGTGTACTTCTCacgattttaaaaaatacaaaaaattatcatattaAGATATATCACTCTTACTACTtccatatctaaattttttagataaatatttaagtaatttcatatgaaattaataattaaaaatagttaaataaattcactaaatttttatttaacgatTTTCAATTATCAAGTTTTCGTAAAATTAACTTCGCAATTTTTCCctaattatttgaataaaagagTGCCAATGATAGATTATATTATCCAAATTGCAGTACATTATATTTCTTATTAATAACCTTAAGATGATAAAATCATTAAGctttaataaaaaatagacaaataattaaaaagagtAGCATATATGTTACTACAGCCATGCACTTCATAGTTAAAACTACAACCGCCACCCACGGCCATTGTCTCCGCCTCACATTCTAACACTACACGGTGGCGCTAATATATAATACTACTATCACTAACCACTGCGTTTACAATTTTGACGCCGAAATCCAAACTTCTCATTCTCCAAATCATATTCCACGTAGAAATTCTGTTGCTGATAGTTCCCCAAAATCACCGCAGGTCCACGCGCCGCCGACGGTGTCGCCGCAGATCCTTCATCGGAAACAATTGTAAAACACGCCACGTCAGACTTTGCtccaacaaaagaaaaataattttctggCGGGAGAATCATCTTGGCGCCGCCTCTGAATTGCAATGTTAGAGccggaaacgacgtcgttttgttgTTGGCGGCGACGGTGAAACATGGACTCAGCCCTGAACGCTTCTCAACCACCCTATTCCTTGTGAGATTCACTTGGTTCTCGAACTCACGCGCCACCGCATATCGAATTGGCTTGTCCATGAACGTGAACGTGGTTCCAGAATCCACTATGGAACCGCCGTTTCCGGCGGAATCCGGTTCTAGAAGATTCGCCGGAATCTTAACATGTTTCCCACCAACAATTACCTTCCGGATTGGAATGTAATAGTAGGTCGCAAATGCGGTGTTTTCCCCTGCCGGATTTTTGTCGAACGGCGTGTAACTAACGCCGGCGGTTTTTCCGGCCGTTCTACCGCCATGTAAGACGAGGTCGGAGGCCTCCCGGGAGTCGTCGAAGCGGTGATGAGAGAGTAAACAATAAGAAAATTTCTTGAGGTTCATCTGACGTGGCAATGACTCTGGTCCACGTCCTAATCCGACTATACCAGCGGGTTGGTACATGGAAAGAACAGAACATCCTACAAGAAAATTAGGTACAATTTTTTTAGGGAGATTTAAATTCTCCGAGAGGAGAAAGCCCGCAGTTGTGCCCAGTCCATACTGAACTGTATAGGCCGGACAAATCTGCGagcaattattttgttttttttcttggcAATTTTGACATTCTACATTGGGCCCGAAAATCCATGCACATTTAGGGCTTTTGCATCCTATGAGCTTGGAAGTGGAGGATTTCTTGGGAATGAATGTTGAAATCTTGTTAGTGTCTATGTTACATTTGGAACATAGGTAATGAGATGAACATGGTAGCCATACAAGGCTGCTTCCTGTGTCCAAAACAAAAGAGAATGTTTGTGGTGGTGTTCCAAATTTAAGGTCTATGGAGTACCCTCCATAGCTTTTAGGGTGAACTTGGGTTTTGATGATGGAGGGAGATGAGCCTTTTTTGGCTTTATGGTGTTTGAGGTGGTGGGCTCTTGTTATGGAAGCATAAGCATGGAGTTTGAGGGATTGGTATTGATATAATGAAGAATTAGGGGGGTTGTTATTATTGTGCTTGTTGTTTGTGAATAATAATGGAGATAGAGGAATGGTTATAGTACTGGTGTTGTTATTGTTTGGTGTGGTTATCAATGATGATACCATTGAAGTGAAGATGGTGAAGATGATagaaatgagagagagaattttgtATGGAGAAAAAGCCATTTTGGACAATGTGTAAGGAAAAATTGGCAATGACAAagtttgggttttctagggttgtttatttataaattaaaaaagaaggtTGTGTAGCCAAAAAAGTTGTAAAAATAAGAAGATTCTTCCATAACTATATCAATTATTCAATACTTTAAGCATATATGTCTATAATAAAGTTGGATTTTATTAATTAGCTTTCTTACATTTACTTAACACTAATAATCTTATTAGCTTTTACCATATGTCTAAATATTATACTTATATTCTTAAGAAAAGGGTAGCTATGATTGAGAAGAGAATAATCATAGTCCACTTAAGccgtaatatatataataaggaaAAATTTAGGGGAGaacaactttattaaattatGGTCAGTATGTAACcaacaaagaaaaataagttattggataaaatctcacactaatctcacaccattaaaagtcTCATTAAGATTATTTGATAGCTATAAATCTTAAAAGTTGCTGGCCCTAACATTCCTCGTATAATAATTCACATGAAGAAGGAGAGAATTTTACAAAGCGTGTCACACATCAAACGGTAGTTTGAGGAATCAATGCTAAATTGCTAATTAAGGGCGACATATATAgcagtgtgtatatatatacctaCTCAACTTTGTTTAATTTGACTAACGTTCATAACcatagaattaaaaataaatgtaaGTTTATGCATAAACTAATATATACCATTTATTGGTGAGTATATAATTATCTTGTGCATGGCTAAAGACTAAAGTTAATGTTCTCCTCTCAATTGGTATGTAAGCATCAAATAAAAGATTCACATGTGGCAGTTGCTTTTCTTTTTGCCTAAATGTGAAAGTAGTTTGGATGTATCTTTGGTGGTTGATTTGGCATCAATAATTATTTGTCCAAAAGGCTTGCATTCTTTTCTATGAAAAAAGATTATTAGTAACAGATCATCATTTGCAATTTGCCTTGATGTATCAATTGATAGATTGAAGGTAAACATCTAAGTTGTGTCGAAATAAAAAGCCGGCCATTATTgttaagtttaattttgatacattcagaatattaaatattttatacaatcgtACAATTATATgcatttatttaaattactatacacatcaaaattaaattcatattattaTCAACACTTGTATAAAGAAATATATTCAATTCAATACTCACAGCGAAGTTCAATATCATTTCATACAATGGTGTATCGATAAATTAAAGAACGGATGAATCGAATCAATTTAAACTCAAATgttaaggttattaattttttttaatgaaattgcgaTAATTGAATTAATTGAAAAATCTTACAAGATCAAATTCTAAGCCGGATTGACAGCatatggaatgcaattgctaccTTTTCCCTCAGAAACTAATAATGACAGAACCTTAGACCCAACGAAAAGATTCCTAATATTATTATTACACATTCCTAATATTTACATTGTGCAAT is drawn from Arachis hypogaea cultivar Tifrunner chromosome 12, arahy.Tifrunner.gnm2.J5K5, whole genome shotgun sequence and contains these coding sequences:
- the LOC112728778 gene encoding aspartic proteinase nepenthesin-2-like; protein product: MAFSPYKILSLISIIFTIFTSMVSSLITTPNNNNTSTITIPLSPLLFTNNKHNNNNPPNSSLYQYQSLKLHAYASITRAHHLKHHKAKKGSSPSIIKTQVHPKSYGGYSIDLKFGTPPQTFSFVLDTGSSLVWLPCSSHYLCSKCNIDTNKISTFIPKKSSTSKLIGCKSPKCAWIFGPNVECQNCQEKKQNNCSQICPAYTVQYGLGTTAGFLLSENLNLPKKIVPNFLVGCSVLSMYQPAGIVGLGRGPESLPRQMNLKKFSYCLLSHHRFDDSREASDLVLHGGRTAGKTAGVSYTPFDKNPAGENTAFATYYYIPIRKVIVGGKHVKIPANLLEPDSAGNGGSIVDSGTTFTFMDKPIRYAVAREFENQVNLTRNRVVEKRSGLSPCFTVAANNKTTSFPALTLQFRGGAKMILPPENYFSFVGAKSDVACFTIVSDEGSAATPSAARGPAVILGNYQQQNFYVEYDLENEKFGFRRQNCKRSG